A genomic stretch from Aedes albopictus strain Foshan chromosome 2, AalbF5, whole genome shotgun sequence includes:
- the LOC115266835 gene encoding SET and MYND domain-containing protein 4-like: MENGWDVTVAKIVRKYNLTEVIKLYAGEVDTVRKLDAIPDIRKLCRSWLKKLPPVRGNDEEKSHLYRENGNEIFRSRKSPHVALEAYSKAIFAAPRGSPALAMAHANRAIVLMSLKRHREAYQDCQLALDGAYPVENRLRVMFRQAECALQMRDRDGLERALEGIEKVAERQTLASFEEERYKRLQQLAEMIAISEIPPDSDDSVLNLPELEEKSDSIHGRFIVTKEEIKTDAPIVQEKAVSFVPVYDPRGSSEIPPFDCQYCGDVNIIPFPCASCGRACYCSVACCKEHSDLHRYECPGYEKHLWYMIGIAHLGMRSFLDGFGSSTEKLDVLQECTAEKMFQYVSDKSESEHKEYPYGKVFRLVTNLDKMSLSDMIQYSLTAYMLSIYLSEFTQFFNNLGDKTSVMPKEEWFLYSSAVILRHIGQLVCNGHAINELRVCTASENNCLEVDSFNIKAGFLHRCFESTRVFTGIFPQISMFNHSCDPNIRNCFSKSTLTVYATRDVEAGGEIFNCYGPNFRLMSREDRKSALKQQYCFDCSCTRCSAATDEAYEMYERYKCPFAKCSKQFIVAQNVDPFEKDIKCPMCRRIIDCSCFQIIATGMSSEREASYEDFEEALKAYNNCKRILSQYHETKITLAHMLFIQYLPFAGLDERCLSALKKLAHEFVQIREQRFGMMSPEYVVACFYLLDLLVIESKCEGAFSVDSDSATIVEQFKKAIEIFGHGTRTRVMQYIKAHLG, encoded by the exons AAAACTGTGCCGCTCGTGGCTCAAAAAGCTGCCTCCCGTTCGCGGCAACGACGAGGAAAAGTCCCACCTCTATCGGGAAAATGGAAACGAAATTTTCCGCAGTCGCAAGAGCCCACACGTTGCGCTGGAAGCGTACAGTAAGGCCATTTTTGCGGCGCCACGTGGATCGCCAGCGTTGGCCATGGCCCACGCCAACCGAGCCATTGTGCTGATGAGTTTGAAGCGGCACCGGGAGGCATACCAGGACTGTCAGCTGGCGCTGGACGGTGCCTATCCGGTGGAGAACCGGTTGAGGGTGATGTTCCGGCAGGCGGAATGCGCCCTGCAGATGCGCGATCGGGACGGGTTGGAGCGAGCTTTGGAGGGTATTGAGAAGGTCGCTGAGAGGCAGACGCTGGCCAGTTTTGAGGAGGAGAGAT ATAAGAGATTACAGCAGTTAGCTGAGATGATTGCCATATCGGAAATACCACCGGACTCTGACGACTCAGTCTTGAATCTTCCGGAGCTTGAAGA GAAATCAGATTCCATTCATGGAAGATTTATAGTAACGAAAGAGGAAATCAAAACAGATGCACCAATAGTACAGGAAAAGGCAGTATCGTTCGTGCCAGTTTACGATCCCAGAGGtagttcggagattcctcccttcGATTGTCAGTACTGTGGGGATGTTAACATCATTCCATTTCC CTGTGCATCGTGTGGCCGAGCTTGCTACTGTAGTGTTGCTTGTTGTAAAGAACATAGCGATCTTCATCGTTACGAGTGCCCAGGATATGAGAAACATCTGTGGTATATGATTGGAATAGCACATCTAGGGATGCGGAGTTTTTTAGATGGGTTTGGTTCCAGTACGGAGAAGCTGGACGTCTTGCAGGAATGTACAGCTGAAAAGATGTTTCAATATGTCTCTGACAAGTCCGAGTCGGAACACAAAGAATACCCGTACGGAAAAGTCTTTCGATTAGTAACTAACCTTGACAAAATGTCGCTAAGTGATATGATTCAGTATTCATTG ACTGCCTACATGCTATCAATCTACTTAAGTGAGTTTACGCAATTCTTTAACAATCTAGGAGATAAAACTTCGGTTATGCCAAAGGAAGAATGGTTTTTGTACAGCTCTGCAGTGATTCTGCGTCACATCGGTCAACTGGTTTGCAACGGACACGCAATAAACGAGCTGCGCGTTTGCACTGCGTCGGAAAACAACTGTCTGGAAGTGGATAGCTTCAATATAAAGGCCGGCTTCCTGCATCGATGCTTTGAAAGTACTCGAGTTTTCACGGGGATTTTTCCTCAAATAAGTATGTTTAACCATTCATGTGATCCGAACATTCGCAATTGCTTTAGTAAGAGTACGCTGACGGTTTACGCGACACGAGATGTGGAAGCAGGAGGAGAGATCTTCAACTGTTATGGCCCGAATTTCAGGCTAATGTCGAGAGAAGATCGGAAGTCTGCGTTGAAACAGCAGTACTGCTTCGATTGCAGCTGTACTAGATGTTCCGCAGCAACGGATGAGGCTTAT GAGATGTACGAACGCTACAAATGTCCATTTGCGAAGTGTTCTAAACAGTTCATTGTGGCGCAAAACGTAGATCCATTCGAGAAAGATATAAAATGCCCTATGTGTAGACGAATCATCGATTGTTCGTGTTTTCAAATAATCGCTACTGGAATGTCTAGTGAACGCGAAG CTTCTTACGAAGACTTTGAGGAAGCACTCAAAGCGTACAACAACTGCAAACGGATCTTGTCGCAATATCACGAAACGAAGATCACGTTGGCTCACATGCTATTCATCCAGTACCTTCCCTTCGCCGGGTTAGACGAACGATGCCTAAGTGCACTGAAGAAATTGGCCCACGAGTTCGTGCAGATCCGAGAGCAACGATTCGGTATGATGAGCCCGGAGTATGTTGTGGCGTGTTTCTATTTGTTGGATTTGCTGGTTATCGAATCCAAATGTGAAGGTGCTTTTAGCGTGGATTCCGATTCCGCCACGATTGTCGAGCAGTTTAAAAAGGCTATCGAAATATTCGGTCATGGGACAAGAACGCGAGTAATGCAGTACATCAAGGCACATTTGGGCTAG
- the LOC109417547 gene encoding MOB kinase activator-like 3 gives MSYMYDAEEVEHFRKIASSQRKIPKIMALNGFLEFFQKEKTFRPKKKFTQGTIRYSLHKQAHASLQSGINLREVVKLPPGENMNDWLAVHVVDFFNRINLIYGTISEYCNETTCPTMSGGSKYEYLWADGEIFKKPTQLPAPRYVELLMDWVENQINNEALFPVSTDVPFPKSFPTLCKKILARLFRVFVHVYIHHFDRIVSIGAEAHVNTCYKHFYYFIQEFDLMSAKELEPLAVMTAQMCKD, from the exons ATGAGCTACATGTATGACGCAGAGGAGGTCGAGCACTTTAGGAAAATCGCTAGTTCCCAAAGGAAAATCCCGAAGATCATGGCGCTGAACGGatttctggagttcttccagaaagaaAAG ACATTTCGACCCAAGAAGAAGTTCACCCAAGGAACCATTCGCTATTCACTTCACAAGCAAGCTCATGCCAGTCTGCAGTCCGGAATCAATCTGAGAGAAGTGGTCAAACTGCCTCCGGGAGAGAACATGAACGATTGGCTAGCCGTGCATGTAGTGGATTTCTTCAATCGCATCAATCTCATATATGGTACCATATCCGAATACTGTAACGAAACTACCTGCCCCACCATGAGCGGTGGCTCCAAGTACGAGTACTTGTGGGCCGATGGGGAGATATTCAAAAAGCCAACCCAACTGCCGGCTCCCCGGTATGTTGAACTGCTCATGGACTGGGTCGAGAACCAGATCAACAATGAAGCGCTCTTCCCCGTGTCGACCGATGTGCCATTTCCCAAGTCTTTCCCGACGCTTTGCAAGAAGATACTGGCTCGGTTGTTTCGCGTTTTTGTGCATGTCTATATCCACCACTTCGACCGAATCGTCAGTATTGGAGCG GAAGCTCACGTAAACACGTGCTACAAGCATTTTTACTACTTTATCCAAGAGTTCGATTTGATGTCAGCGAAGGAGTTGGAACCGCTAGCCGTGATGACCGCTCAGATGTGCAAAGACTAA